A segment of the Asinibacterium sp. OR53 genome:
CACAGTGATGTGAAGCGAATCCCAAAAACCACTTCTCAGTTCAGATCGGAGTCTGCAACTCGACTCCGTGAAGCTGGAATCGCTAGTAATCGTATATCAGCAATGATACGGTGAATACGTTCCCGGACCTTGCACACACCGCCCGTCAAGCCATGGGAGCCGGGTGTACCTAAAGTCGGTAACCGCAAGGATCTGCCTAGGGTAAAATCGGTGACTGGGGCTAAGTCGTAACAAGGTAGCCGTACCGGAAGGTGCGGCTGGAATACCTCCTTTTAGAGACGGCGTTAAAAACCGAGCTGTTGTTTCCCAAGTTTTCAATAACTGGAAGGAATAAAGATCTTTTAAGAAAGAAGCAGTTGACCCGATTCAGACCCGTAGCTCAGTTGGTTAGAGCGCTACACTGATAATGTAGAGGTCACCAGTTCAACTCTGGTCGGGTCTACTTGATCACCGAAGCCTTGGCGAAGGTGATCTGCTGAAAAAGCAGCAACATTACCGGCCCACCTACGCTAAAGCTACGGTGGGTAAATGGGTAAACGGGGGGTTAGCTCAGTTGGCTAGAGCATCCCGATTTGTATCGGGAGGGTCATAGGTTCAACTACCTGAAAAAACAATTGGGGGGTTAGCTCAGTTGGCTAGAGCATCTGCCTTGCACGCAGAGGGTCATCGGTTCGACTCCGATATCCTCCACAGAAAAAGAGTTCTTTACATTAAGAGGTGTTAGACTATAGGTCTGAAGGTTCATAACCTTAACATCAACTAAATCTTTACCCCAGGCTTTAGCCTGAAGGGGAAAAGAGAAGTTCTTTGACATATTGGGAAAGCGAAATCAAAACAAAAAAGAGTAGGTCTGGTGATATGCAACACCAGACTGGTATAAAAGTTTTAAAGCAAAACAAGGGCGTATGGTGGATGCCTAGGGTCTGAGAGGCGAAGAAGGACGTGGTAAGCTGCGAAAAGCTACGGGGAGCTGCACACGAGCGTTATATCCGTAGATATCCGAATGGGACAACCCAGCACATTGAAGATGTGTTACCCGCAAGGGAGCCAACCCGCTGAACTGAAACATCTAAGTAGGCGGAGGAAAAGAAAACAACAGTGATTCCCTGAGTAGTGGCGAGCGAAAAGGGAATAGCCCAAACCGTGTCGGCGTGCCGATGCGGGGTTATAGGACTGCGATTAGAAAGTGTTATCAAATCGAACCATCTGGAAAGTTGGGCCATAGCAGGTGAAAGCCCTGTAGATAGAAATTAACATGGACGAGCAGTATCCTGAGTAATGCGGGACCGGAGGAATCTTGCATGAATTTGCCAGCACCATCTGGTAAGGCTAAATACTCCTCAGACACCGATAGTGAACCAGTACCGTAAGGGAAAGGTGAAAAGCACCCCGAACAGGGGAGTGAAATAGTACCTGAAACCGTGCGCCTACAAGCGGTCGGAGCCAGCAATGGTGACGGCGTGCCTTTTGCATAATGAGCCTACGAGTTACTCCTGACTGGCGAGGTTAAGTTCTTAATTAACGGAGCCGAAGCGAAAGCGAGTCCGAATAGGGCGGATAGTCAGTCGGGGTAGACGCGAAACTTTGTGATCTATCCATGGGCAGGTTGAAGTTCTGGTAACACAGAATGGAGGACCGAACCCGTTGACGTTGAAAAGTCTTGGGATGACCTGTGGATAGGGGTGAAAGGCCAATCAAACTGAGAGATAGCTCGTTCTCCCCGAAATGTTTTTAGGAACAGCCTCGGATATAGAAGTTTACTAGAGGTAGAGCTACTGATTGGGCTAGGGGGCTTCACCGCCTACCAAACCCTGACAAACTCCGAATGCTAGTAAATATCTCCGGGAGTGAGGCTGCGGGCGCTAAGGTCCGTGGCCGAGAGGGAAATAACCCAGATTAGCAACTAAGGTCCCTAATACATGGTTAAGTTGAACAAACGAGGTGGGATTTCAATAACAGCCAGGATGTTGGCTTGGAAGCAGCCATTCATTTAAAGAGTGCGTAACAGCTCACTGGTCGAGAGATCCTGCACGGAAAATAATCGGGCATCAAACCATGAACCGAAGTTCTAAACCCGCAGCAATGCGGGTGGTAGGGGAGCATTCAAATCAGCGTTGAAGGTGTGCGGCGACGCATGCTGGAGCGATTTGAAAAGAAAATGTAGGCATAAGTAACGATAAGTAAAGTGAAAAACTTTACCGCGAAAAGTCTAAGGTTTCCTGATCAACGTTAATCGGATCAGGGTTAGTCTGGTCCTTAGGAAAACCCGAAAGGGGCATCTGATGGAAAGAGGGTTAATATTCCCTCACCTGCTATACATTAAAAGTGACGCAGGGACGTGGTGGTTGCGTACGTACGGAAGTGTACGCTGAGCTAAGTCTTCGGATGAGGCGAAACCATAAAATCCCTGCCAAGAAAAGCGAGTATGGCAGCCAGTACCGCAAACCGACACAGGTAGACGGGATGAGTATTCTAACGCGCTCGGGTGAGCCGTGGAGAAGGAACTAGGCAAATTGACGCTGTAACTTCGGGATAAAGCGTACCATAGCGATATGGTCACAGTAAAATGGTTCAACCAACTGTTTAACAAAAACACAGGGCCCTGCAAAATCGTAAGATGACGTATAGAGCCTGAAACCTGCCCGGTGCTGGAAGGTTAAGGAAGGGTGTTCGTAGCAATACAAAGCTCCTGACTGAAGCCCCAGTAAACGGCGGCCGTAACTATAACGGTCCTAAGGTAGCGAAATTCCTTGTCGGGTAAGTTCCGACCTGCACGAATGGTCTAATGAGTTGAACACTGTCTCCTCCACGAGCCCGGTGAAATTGTAGTATCGGTGAAGATGCCGGTTACCCGCCACGGGACGGAAAGACCCCGTGAACCTTCACTACAACTTTGCATTGATTTTGAGCAACCGATGTGTAGGATAGTTGGGAGACTATGAAGCAGTGGCGCCAGCTATTGTGGAGTCAACGTTGAAATACCAACCTTCGTTTGCTTAGAACCTAACCCTGAGAAGGGGACATTGCATGGTGGGTAGTTTGACTGGGGTGGTCGCCTCCTAAAAAGTAACGGAGGCTCGCAAAGGTACCCTCAGTACGGTTGGTAATCGTACGCAGAGCGCATTAGTAAAAGGGTGCTTGACTGTGAGACAAACAGGTCGAACAGGAGCGAAAGCTGGCTAAAGTGATCCGGTGGTTCTGCATGGAAGGGCCATCGCTCAAAGGATAAAAGGTACTCCGGGGATAACAGGCTGATCTTACCCAAGAGCTCATATCGACGGTAAGGTTTGGCACCTCGATGTCGGTTCGTCACATCCTGGGGCTGGAGAAGGTCCCAAGGGTTCGGCTGTTCGCCGATTAAAGTGGCACGTGAACTGGGTTCAGAACGTCGCAAGACAGTTCGGTCCCTATCTGTGGTGGGCGCAAGTAAATTGAGTGGACATGACCTTAGTACGAGAGGACCGGGTCGTACGTACCGCTGGTGTATCTGTTGTGGTGCCAACTGCAATGCAGAGTAGCTATGTACGGACAGGATAAACGCTGAAAGCATCTAAGCGTGAAACCTTCCACGAGATGAGTTTACTTTTAAGGGTTGTCAGAGACGATGACGTTGATAGGCTATAGGTGTAAAGCTGGTAACAGCAAAGCCGAGTAGTACTAATTACCCGTAAGCTTTATTTTTTTCTTTTTTGGATGACTAGCTTCCCAATATGTAAATTATTAAGTGCGATAAGCACAAACGACTTATGGTGGTTTTGCCGGGGGTGTTCACCTCTTCCCATTCCGAACAGAGAAGTTAAGCCCCCCATGGCCGATGGTACTTGCACCTTGCTGGGAGAGTAGGTAGCTGCCATATTTATTAAGCCCGTTCACGAAAGTGTAACGGGCTTTTTTTATGCCCACCGATGACGGGCACAAAAAAAAGTCTGACTAATTAATAGCCAGACTTAAAATGTAGTGTCAGTTATTGGGAATTAATACCTGTTGTATCCACCACCATTGCCGCCACGATCGCGGTTGTATCCGCCACCGCCGCCACGGCTTCCGCCGCCGCCATAACCGCCACGGCTTCCACCACCACCGCCACCAAAGCTTTTCTTTTTAAAGCCGCCTCTCTCGCCTTCAGGACGAGGAGTAGATTCGTTTACAACGATCTTGCGACCCAGCACTTCTGTATCGTGCAGTCCGCTGATCGCGCTACGCGCAGCTTCATCATCCGCCATTTCAACAAAACCAAAACCTTTGCTACGGTCGTTGTTGAATTTGTCAGTAACAATCTTAGCGCTTGTTACTTCTCCATAAGGCGCAAAAAGATTTTGCAGGTCTTCGCTGGTCATGTTCCAGTTCAGGTTTCCAACGTAAATGTTCATGTTTGAAAAAAAAATTAAGTGATCAAAAACCAATGAAAAACCAGTAACCAAGAACCCTGAAACATTTACGTAAAAACGTTCTGAGACATGGAAGAACTGTCATTGGACTCCCGAAGGTAATGTTTTTATGGAAAAAGCAACTTTTTTTTCGTGGGCTTATTTTGCCCATAAAAAAGCCCCGCCAGAATGACCGGCAGGGCTTGAATTTCAATGTCAGAACAGTGAAATGAGCTTTTATTCGCCCACCACCTCAAAATCGATCTCGGTAACCTGTCCGTTGCCGAAGTCAATAGTAGCTTTGTAAGCGCCCAGTTCCTTCACCTCACCTACAATAGAGATACGCTTGCGGTCGATCTCGTAACCTTTCTGGTCACGGATAGCACGTGCGATCTGCAGAGAGGTAACAGTACCGAAGATCTTGCCGCTGGTACCGGTTTTAGCACCGATTTTCACAGGGGCTGCCTTCAATACCTCGATCACTTTGTTGATCTCAGCCAGCATAATGGCTTCTTTCTTGCCTTTTACCTTCAGGCGCTCTTCGAGCTGCTTCAGGTTGGAAGGGTTGGCTTCTACCGCAAATTTCCCGGGAATGAGGAAGTTACGGGCATATCCATTCTTTACTGTTACCAGTTCATTACGGCCGCCCAGGTTGTCCACATCCTGAATTAAGATTACTTGCATATTGATTGTTTAGTTCCCAAGAGCCCAGTTTTTGATCTATGTCTCCAACTGTCCTCAGTCCACCTTCGCCAAGGCTTCGGCGGACAAGTTAGGGAAGGTTACTAATAAAGTTTATTTCAACAGATCAGTTACATAGGGAAGCAGCGCCATCTGGCGGGCTTTCTTCACTGCGTCACTTACTTTACGCTGGTACTTCAGAGAGTTACCGGAGAGACGACGGGGCAACAATTTACCCTGCTCGTTCACGAACTTCTTCAGGAACTCGATGTCTTTGTAATCAACGTATTTGATGCCGTATTTTTTGAAGCGGCAGAATTTCTTCTTGGGCTTCTCCTGCTTGATTGCGGTCAGGTATTTAATCTCGTTCTTTGCCATGATTAAGCCTCCGTTTTTTCAGTTACAGCAAATCCGCCATTCCTTTTCTTGTCGTTGTACTCGACGGCGTATTTATCGAGACGGGTTACCATGTGGCGCATGATCTGCTCATCGCGCAACATTTGAATTTTCAACTTTTCGTTGAGTTCAGAAGGAGCAGTGTACTCCAGTACCCAATAGATACCAGTGGTTTTTTTCTGGATCGGGTAAGCCAGTGATTTCAAACCCCAGGGAGCACTGTGCACTGTTGCACCGCCGTTCTCAGCGATGAAATCAGCGTACTTTTTCTGAGAAGCTTTGAAATCTTCTTCAGACAGTACCGGAGTAAAAATCACCATCAATTCGTAATGGTTCATTACCTGAATTTTTAGTTTATAATTTGGTTTTTTCCCAGTGGATCCCGCCAGGGCGGGAAATCTGCCAAAACAGATTTGGGGCTGCAAAAGTAGTGAAAACTTATGAATTCTTCAAGAGTACTATAAACACCGGAAAATGATCGCTATACCCCGCCTGGTAGCTGTTCCCCTCCCAGGTTCTGAGGGGATAGCCCCTGTACCGGCCAGTTTTCTGCATCATATACGGTTTGATGTGTATGTGTTGCCGGTAAAAGAACAGCCCCTCCTTTCGGCGCAACCAGGAAGGCGTAAGCAGGATCTGGTCGAACAAACCCCAGCTATCACGGTGCGCCAGGGTGCCGATCCCTTTCCGGTAGAGTACCAGCCAGGGATTGTACAATTCATCTGGCGCCAGTTTCCGGGGATCCCCCCTGGCCTTCAGTACTTCCACTACACTTTTATTGTCGGGATTATCGTTCAGATCACCCATGACCAATATCCTGGCGGACGGATCCGCTTGCCGGATTAAGGTAAAATGCGCACGACAGGTGGCGGCTGCAGCTTCCCGGGCAGGAGAGCTCCGGGCTTCGCCACCACGCCGGCTCGGCCAGTGATTGACATAAATATGTACAGTTTCCCCGTCGAGCAAACCCCTGACATATAAAATATCGCGTGTAAAAGCAGCATCCTTGCTTTTGCCCGGCAGCATCACTTGCAACGGGATGCTTTCCAGTGGTTTGAAATATTTCGGCTGGTACAACAAAGCCACATCCACTCCGCGGCTGTCTCTTGAATCGTAATGGATGAAACGATACTGCCGTTGCCTTAGCAAACTGTGATTTACCAGGTCTTGCAAGACGGTATCGTTCTCTATTTCGGCAACACCTAGTAACGCAACGCCATCGGGAGAATAATCCGTTCCTATTTCCCGGATCACCGTTGCCAGCCTGGTGAGTTTATCGGTATAGATATTCCCATTGTATCCTTTATCACCTGACGGTGTAAACTCATCATCGTTTACAATAGGATTGTCAACCGTATCGTATAGGTTTTCCAGGTTGTAAAATCCCGCAATGTAAACCTTGTATCTGTTCAATTGTACTGCGGCACAACAAAACAACAGGCAAAAACAAAGAATGATTTTTAACACGTTTGTTTTTTCAATAAAACTATCTCCTGCATGGCGACTGACTTTAAGTAATTACCGCAAATTTTTCCAGTACCAGTCTGGCCGGAGCCAATCCGCTCATTTTTGAATATCAAAATCAATGCACCCTTATGCTGAAATATTTGCTTTTGCTGGCCGCTTGCCTATTATGGGAAAACCTGCGGGCTCAAAAAAAGCCTGTGGATACACTGGGCATGATGTCTGTACAAGTGAATGACGCCGATGCCATGCCTGTGCTGTTGATGGATGAAACGGAGGGCAAACAATCCGGCACTTCAAATATGCCTCCATTGCTTACCGCTGCACGGGATCCTTTTTATGCAGCGGCAACTTTTCAATTCAGTGCATTCCGCTTTCGTATCCGGGGTTATGAAGGACATTATTTTCAAACCACTATTAACGGATTATCCATGAACACTCTCGAAGATGGAAATACGCCTTGGTCGCTGTGGAGTGGACTAAACGATGTATTTCGAAATGCCGAAGTGGTACAAGGTTTGCGCAACAGTGACCATGTATTTGGTGGTATCGGAGGCTCGCTTGCAATGGATATACGGGCTGCCCGCCAGCGCCGGCGAATACAGTTCAGTTATAGCATGTCCAATCGCAGCTATACACACCGGTGGATATTCACTTATCATAGCGGTATGCAAAAAAACGGATGGGCTTTTTCTTTTAGTGGCAGCAGGCGATGGGCAGCTGAAGGGCATGCACCCGGAAGTTTTTATGATGGATGGAGCTATTTTATGGGCATCGATAAAAAACTCAGCGAACATCAATCACTCTCGCTGTCTTTTTTCGGTTCCCCTTTGCAATATGGCAGGCAGGCTGCCATATTGATGGAATCCATAGAGCTCCTGGGAACAACCAGGTATAATCCTTATTGGGGTTACCAGGGCAGTCGGAAAAGAAATGCCAATACCAGCATAGCCTACCAGCCTGTGTTATTGCTTACACATGAGATGAAATTGAACCATCACATCAACTGGTTGAATTCTTTTGCATGGATAAGCGGACGCCGCAGCAGCACGGGACTTGATTGGTACAAAGCGGCCGATCCAAGGCCAGATTATTATCGTTACCTGCCTTCGTTCCAATCAGACTCATCGCTGCGCATGCTCACAGCCGATGTCATCAGGGAGCAAGTATCCCTCCAGCAGATCAACTGGGAAAAATTATACCAGGCAAACAGGGAGTCTGTTGAAACGATCCATGATGTTAATGGCGTAACAGGAAGAAATGTACAGGGACTACGATCGCGTTATATCATCGAAGAAAGGATGAATGCCCGGCAGCAGATACATTTCAGCAGTTTACTAGCAATGGAAGCCAGTGAACGTCTTATGTTGAAAGGGGGGATACAGCTCCAATACCAGGCACAGCATCATTACAAAAAACTGAATGACCTGCTGGGCGGTGAGTTTTATGTGAACTGGAACCAGTTTGCAGAAAGAGATGCGATACAGAATGCCGATGCCATTCAGTACGATCTGGATCAACCCAACCGGATCATCAGGAAAGGAGATGTGTTTGGATATGATTACAGTTTATTCAGCCGTTCGGGAACTGCATGGATGCAAGCGTCTTTTACCGGAAATAAGATCGATGGTTTTGCTGCTGTATCGCTTACGCATACTGCTTACCAGCGCGAAGGACATGTACGCAATGGGTTATTTCCCGGCGCCTCCTTTGGCAAATCTGATCTTGTTACATTCAATACCCATGCTGTAAAAGCCGG
Coding sequences within it:
- the rpsR gene encoding 30S ribosomal protein S18, with the protein product MAKNEIKYLTAIKQEKPKKKFCRFKKYGIKYVDYKDIEFLKKFVNEQGKLLPRRLSGNSLKYQRKVSDAVKKARQMALLPYVTDLLK
- a CDS encoding RNA-binding protein, whose translation is MNIYVGNLNWNMTSEDLQNLFAPYGEVTSAKIVTDKFNNDRSKGFGFVEMADDEAARSAISGLHDTEVLGRKIVVNESTPRPEGERGGFKKKSFGGGGGGSRGGYGGGGSRGGGGGYNRDRGGNGGGYNRY
- the rplI gene encoding 50S ribosomal protein L9; the protein is MQVILIQDVDNLGGRNELVTVKNGYARNFLIPGKFAVEANPSNLKQLEERLKVKGKKEAIMLAEINKVIEVLKAAPVKIGAKTGTSGKIFGTVTSLQIARAIRDQKGYEIDRKRISIVGEVKELGAYKATIDFGNGQVTEIDFEVVGE
- the rpsF gene encoding 30S ribosomal protein S6, producing MNHYELMVIFTPVLSEEDFKASQKKYADFIAENGGATVHSAPWGLKSLAYPIQKKTTGIYWVLEYTAPSELNEKLKIQMLRDEQIMRHMVTRLDKYAVEYNDKKRNGGFAVTEKTEA
- a CDS encoding endonuclease/exonuclease/phosphatase, producing MLKIILCFCLLFCCAAVQLNRYKVYIAGFYNLENLYDTVDNPIVNDDEFTPSGDKGYNGNIYTDKLTRLATVIREIGTDYSPDGVALLGVAEIENDTVLQDLVNHSLLRQRQYRFIHYDSRDSRGVDVALLYQPKYFKPLESIPLQVMLPGKSKDAAFTRDILYVRGLLDGETVHIYVNHWPSRRGGEARSSPAREAAAATCRAHFTLIRQADPSARILVMGDLNDNPDNKSVVEVLKARGDPRKLAPDELYNPWLVLYRKGIGTLAHRDSWGLFDQILLTPSWLRRKEGLFFYRQHIHIKPYMMQKTGRYRGYPLRTWEGNSYQAGYSDHFPVFIVLLKNS